From one Xyrauchen texanus isolate HMW12.3.18 chromosome 17, RBS_HiC_50CHRs, whole genome shotgun sequence genomic stretch:
- the LOC127657478 gene encoding PHD finger protein 1-like: MGGVSEGEDVLARWSDGLLYLGNVKRVDSVKQCCLVRFEDNSEFWVLRKDIHSFSSGVEEVCCICDAPPLKEPLVNCLKCRHGYHPECHTPSIEPEVDPSSWICRQCVFAVATKRGGALKRGRFARLMQIMKVRLPYQLSSLDWDAQHLTNQQQCYCYCAGPGEWNLKMLQCGSCGQWFHEACTQCLTKPLLYGDRFYQFQCSVCTNGPETIQRLPMTWVDLAHLVLYHLSLCCKRKYFDFDHEIMSFANENWDSLLLGTLSDTPRQDRCQNLLNALNSHKDRFVSGKEIKKKKCLFGLQVRAPPPLLSDTSPFIAEQPISIAHRRSPTSLACQRRAVGPEARKSKRRVIETQTCPQGVASNSIDLVPCCHGYVDGTSLYNHRKPEEEMSLGSPPKRMFALYHPSYNGSQDLSRTLHHYSAEDPCRLPAPCLPFSLSSAHPPGQRFENCPSLFLRDVPPYSSTVGMGDPTAHRGGGEAVRILARRITADGKVQYLVEWGNVY, encoded by the exons ATGGGGGGAGTCAGTGAAGGAGAGGATGTTTTAGCCAGATGGAGTGACGGTCTTTTGTACCTTGGCAATGTCAAACGA GTCGACAGCGTCAAGCAGTGCTGTTTGGTCCGATTCGAGGATAATTCTGAATTCTGGGTGCTCAGGAAAGATATCCACTCAT TCTCTTCTGGAGTAGAGGAGGTGTGCTGTATCTGTGATGCTCCACCTCTTAAAGAACCTCTCGTAAACTGCCTCAAATGTCGCCATG GTTATCATCCAGAGTGCCATACCCCATCCATTGAACCTGAGGTTGACCCCAGCAGCTGGATATGTCGCCAATGTGTCTTTGCAGTAGCAACAAAG AGAGGGGGAGCTTTAAAAAGAGGACGTTTCGCACGACTCATGCAGATCATGAAAGTGAGGCTGCCCTATCAGCTGTCATCTTTAGACTGGGATGCGCAACATTTGACCAACCAGCAACAATGTTACTGCTATTGTGCTGGACCAGGAGA GTGGAATCTGAAGATGTTGCAGTGTGGGAGTTGTGGTCAGTGGTTCCATGAAGCGTGCACTCAGTGCCTGACCAAACCTCTTCTCTATGGAGACCG CTTTTATCAGTTCCAGTGCTCAGTGTGCACAAACGGTCCAGAGACCATCCAGAGGCTTCCAATGACCTG GGTAGATTTGGCCCATTTGGTGCTGTATCATCTCTCCCTTTGCTGTAAGAGGAAATATTTTGATTTCGATCATGAAATCATGTCCTTTGCAAATGAGAACTGGGATTCTTTGCTTCTTGGCACG CTGTCAGACACACCGAGGCAAGACCGTTGCCAAAACCTGCTCAATGCTTTAAATTCCCACAAAGACAG GTTTGTCTCGGGGaaggaaataaagaaaaagaagtgTCTCTTTGGCCTTCAAGTTCGGGCTCCTCCCCCTCTGTTATCTGACACATCCCCTTTCATCGCTGAACAGCCAATCAGCATCGCCCACAGGAGAAG CCCGACATCACTGGCCTGTCAGCGGAGAGCTGTAGGTCCAGAGGCCCGTAAATCAAAGCGTCGGGTCATCGAGACACAG ACTTGTCCACAGGGAGTTGCATCAAACTCTATTGACCTGGTGCcatgttgccatggttatgtagATGGGACAAGCCTGTACAACCACAGAAAACCTGAGGAAGAGATGAGCTTGGG TTCACCTCCCAAGAGAATGTTTGCTCTCTATCACCCTTCATACAATGGATCTCAGGACCTGTCTAGAACTCTGCACCATTACAG TGCCGAGGACCCTTGTCGACTTCCAGCCCCCTGCCTTCCGTTCTCTCTCTCCTCGGCTCATCCTCCAGGGCAGCGGTTTGAAAACTGCCCCTCTCTCTTCCTGCGTGACGTACCACCCTACTCCAGCACAGTAGGCATGGGGGACCCCACAGCTCACAGGGGGGGAGGGGAAGCTGTCAGGATCCTGGCCAGACGTATAACGGCCGATGGAAAAGTCCAGTATCTAGTGGAGTGGGGAAATGTGTACTAA